Within the Ensifer canadensis genome, the region ACGATGGTGCCTTTCAGGACAAGATCGAAATCGGACATCGTGTTCTCTCCATCGGATCAGCCTTGTTGGATCAGCCTGGATCACTTGCTCAGCGCAAAGAAGTCGTCGAACTCCGGCATCGGCGCCATGGTGACGAAGGTGCGCAGCAGGTCATGGCAGGTAAACGCGCCTTGCAACGCCTCGATTTCCTTCGATAGCGGCCGGTCCTTCAGATAGATCGGGCTGATCGAGCGGGTGCGCTCATGCGCGAGCTTGACGATGCCGTGTGGCGCATCGCCGACAAGATCGATCGCCTGCGACGACAGGATCGCCTCGATCGCCGCCAACTGCCGCAGATCGCGCACCTGGGTTTCCATGCGCTCGACGATCAAAGGCAGGAAGGTCGCCTCTTCCTCCAACCCGCCGGCAACGACGATCGACTGGGCCGAAAGCGGCACCGCCATCGACTGCACGCGCATGTAGAGCTCGACCGCAAGCTTCATCAGCGGGCCGAGGCCGGTGGCGATTTCGCCCGGCGCCACCAGATTGACCGGCAGGTTGCGGCGCCCGCCGTTCGACAGAAGGATGCAACGGTTGAGCACGTTGCGCGCCACATGGGAAAACGCGATTTGCGCCGTTTCGACATAGAGCGTCGTGGTCAAGGGCAGCGAAGCACCCGAGGCATGCACCTGGCCGCCGAGCACCACCGGATTGTCGTCGGAAAGATAGGTCGCCTCGACCAGACGGCCGGCGGCAACCAGCAGCGTATCGACAACGGCGCCGAACACCTGTGCGGTCATGCGCAGGCTCAATGGGTCATGGATCGCCGTCGGCAAGGGCCAGTCGGAAACGCCCGATTGGCCGTAGAGCCAGGAGCCGACCAGCGCCTCGCCCCGCGTCGACAGCGTCGCGGCCACCCGCCACGGATCAGCCGAAGCGCCAAGCGCCTGCGACGACATCACGCCGGTCACCAGCAGCACGCGGATGGCCGCTGCCGCCTCGCGCAGCACGTCGGCGGCCGCCGAATAGGCAATCGCATTGACGCTGAGTGCCGCAAGCGCGTCGCGCGGCCGCATCACCAAAGGCGTCAGCCCGGCATCGGCAAGCGCCGTTTCGGCCGGAACCAGCCGGCCGCGATGATAGGCTTCGCCGACCCCGGTCAGAACGGCCGCGATCTGCCCCATCAGGCCGATATCGGCGCAGCCCATCGAGCCGTGCCGACGCACTGCCGGGATGATGTCGTGCTCGATGAGTGCGAGGAAGGCGTGGATCAGCTCGGGGCTGCATCCGGTATGCCCGCGCATCGCGGTGTTGCAGCGAATGGCGATGGCCTTGCGCACGATCGGCACCGCAAAAAATTCGCCGGTGCCGAAATGATGGGCACGCACCAAGGAGGTATTGAACTCCGCCAGATCGTCCGCCGTCCAGAGCCGGTCCTTCATCGAGCCGACGCCGGTGTTGGACCCGTAGACCGGCAGGCCGAGCGCGATGCGATCGGCGATCACCTTGTGGGCAGCCGCCACCCGCTCCATGCCGCCCTCGTCCGCGACCGGTCGCGCCGCACCCGAGCCGATTTCCTCGAGCGTCGCGAAGTCGAGCGGTTTTCCGCAGAGAACGATGGACTTGACCTGTTGCAGCATGCCTCGAGAACCTTACCACGCGATCCGCCTCGACGCCGAAACGATGCGTGGATGCAAAGACTTGATGCGATCCCGCCTCTATGGGCGAGGGATCGTCTGCCAGCATGCTATGCGTTTTGTTCGCTCTCGTGATATATCCCAAATCCGGAACGGCCGATGCCAAATTCTGAACATGGTGGCACCGACGATGCCGGCGGAGAACTTACGCAATGGATATCGCCACGATCCTGCTCGTCGAGGCCGTCATGCGCGAAGGCGGCATAAGGCGCGCCGCCACCTTGAGCAGCCGTGCGCCGTCGAGCGTCAGCGCCGCCGTTCGCCGCTTCGAACAGGCCGTTTCGATCCCGCTTTTCCGTCGCGACGGCGGCCTCGTGGCCCTAACGCTGGAGGCCCGTGCACGCCAGGCCGATGTGACCGAAGCAAGCGCCACAATCCGGGCGCTGCTGACTACGGCTAGCGGCGAACCACCGACTGCGATCCCGCCTGTCGGCCTCGTCGCCCTCGACCGTTTCGTCCGGATCGCCCGGGCCGGCAGCATCCGGGCGGCCGCCCGCACCCTCGGCCTTGGCCAGCCGCAACTGACACGGCAGATCGCCGACCTCGAACGTCATCTGCAATGCCGGCTGCTCGGGCGGTCCCATGGCGGCATCGTCTGCACCCCGACAGCCCTCGGCATCATCCCTGAAGTCGAACGCCTGCTCGACATCTGGGCGCGGCTGACGCGCGCTTCGGCCGACCGGTTCCGCCGCGACGTCACCACCTGGCGCCTCGGCGCGGTCATGCCGCTCGGGCCGGAAAGCGAGATTGCCCGCATGCTGGCGGCGCTGACGGCCACTTGGCACCGCTCCCGCCCGCGGCAATCGCTGTTCATCTCCAGCACCACCGCCGACGAGCTTCTCGCCGGTCTCAAGAGCCGGCGCTTCGACGCCGCCCTGCTCGATATCGCCGGCATTCCACCAGATTTCGACGGCCGTCTCGTGTCCGAAACCGCACTGGTGCTCGCCGGTCCGGCACCGGCCCTTTCGGAAATGGGCGGCGATCTCCCCCGGCTGCTCGCCACCTGCCCGATCGCCGTTCCGAGCGTGCGAAGCGGCCTGCGCCGGGAGGTCACCCGCTTTCTCGATGACACGCTCACGGAGCATGAGCACCGCCGCGTGACACTGGTCGAGGTCGATTCCATCCCCGTCATCATCAACCTGGTCAGCCACCATGGCTATCTCTCGGTGCTGCCGGAAACCTCGCTGTCGCGGGTCCAGCGCCCACCCGCCATGATCCGGC harbors:
- a CDS encoding LysR family transcriptional regulator — encoded protein: MDIATILLVEAVMREGGIRRAATLSSRAPSSVSAAVRRFEQAVSIPLFRRDGGLVALTLEARARQADVTEASATIRALLTTASGEPPTAIPPVGLVALDRFVRIARAGSIRAAARTLGLGQPQLTRQIADLERHLQCRLLGRSHGGIVCTPTALGIIPEVERLLDIWARLTRASADRFRRDVTTWRLGAVMPLGPESEIARMLAALTATWHRSRPRQSLFISSTTADELLAGLKSRRFDAALLDIAGIPPDFDGRLVSETALVLAGPAPALSEMGGDLPRLLATCPIAVPSVRSGLRREVTRFLDDTLTEHEHRRVTLVEVDSIPVIINLVSHHGYLSVLPETSLSRVQRPPAMIRLGPLYRQSLTLIWPRGAFSSEVGDLMIGMMKTGPQAATASPA
- a CDS encoding aromatic amino acid lyase — protein: MLQQVKSIVLCGKPLDFATLEEIGSGAARPVADEGGMERVAAAHKVIADRIALGLPVYGSNTGVGSMKDRLWTADDLAEFNTSLVRAHHFGTGEFFAVPIVRKAIAIRCNTAMRGHTGCSPELIHAFLALIEHDIIPAVRRHGSMGCADIGLMGQIAAVLTGVGEAYHRGRLVPAETALADAGLTPLVMRPRDALAALSVNAIAYSAAADVLREAAAAIRVLLVTGVMSSQALGASADPWRVAATLSTRGEALVGSWLYGQSGVSDWPLPTAIHDPLSLRMTAQVFGAVVDTLLVAAGRLVEATYLSDDNPVVLGGQVHASGASLPLTTTLYVETAQIAFSHVARNVLNRCILLSNGGRRNLPVNLVAPGEIATGLGPLMKLAVELYMRVQSMAVPLSAQSIVVAGGLEEEATFLPLIVERMETQVRDLRQLAAIEAILSSQAIDLVGDAPHGIVKLAHERTRSISPIYLKDRPLSKEIEALQGAFTCHDLLRTFVTMAPMPEFDDFFALSK